In Saccharomyces eubayanus strain FM1318 chromosome XIV, whole genome shotgun sequence, the sequence TTGTAAGTCTCTCTTCCATCGCTTTTCACTTATTCTTCTCTCTTgtcaataagaaaaatcaacTGTAAACCTAGTCGGATTAACTTAATagataaataataaatcaaagaaatgaagTTCCAAGTTGCTCTCTCTGCCCTTTTGGCATGCTCTTCTGCTGTCATTGCAAGCCCAATCGACAGCTTGTTCAAACACAAGTCCACTAAGACTGCGCATAGCAGAGACATTAACTCCACTTTGCCTGTCTGGAATACCACTTCGAACACAACTTATGCTAACGGCACAAACGGTGCAAACGGTACCACTTCCTCCAACAACAGCGAGCTACAAATCATTGTAACAGGTGGTCAAGTCCCAATCACTAACAGCTCTTTGACCCACACAAACTACACTAGATTATACAACAGCTCCTCTGCTTTGAACATTACTCAATTGTATAACATTGCACGTGTTGTAAACGAAACTATCCAAGAGAAATCCTCCTCTGGTGCCATTGTTGTTACCAATGCCAAGTCTTTGGAAGCcgtctctttcttcttctctatCTTATTCGATACCAACAAGCCAATCGTTGTCACTGAAGACTCTGCTTACGCTATCCCAGTCGCTAACGACAAGGGTGCTGCTAAGCGTGGTGTATTGTCCGTTACCTCTGATAAGTTAGTATACTCCGGTGTTTTCACTCCAGCTTCTACCTTTTCTTATGGTGCTGGTTTGCCAGTCGCTATCGTCGATGACCAAGACCAAGTTGAATGGTTCTTCGATGCTTCCAGACCaactttgatttcttctagCTCTGTTATcagaaaagaatacaacAACTTCACTACACCATTCGGTATTTTCGAAAACGGCGCACCAATTGTGCCAATTGTCTACGATGGCGGTTACTCCTCCAGCTTGATTGACTCTTTGAGTTCTGCCGTTCAAGGTTTGGTCGTTGTTTCTTCTGGTTCCAGCAATTCtacttcttcatccatTGCAAGCGACATAATTCCAGTTGTCTACGCTGAAGCCAGTACACCATTGAACTTCATTGACAAGCAAGATGTTCCAGAGAACGCTGTCGGTGCCGGTTACTTATCCCCAGTTAAAGCTCAAATCTTGTTGTCCATTGCTGCTGTTAATGGTGTCACCTCCAAGTCTGCTTTACAAGACATTTTCCcataaatgataaaatctAGATctaacaaaaaataaagaattttttggctcatcatcatcatcatcatcattattaATTTTCACGCAACAACTTCTATTTTCGTTCGTAATAGAGACCATACTTTTCATTAAACCAGTATGCCTGTTTTATAAAATTTTATTACTACTTTTTTAAGACATATACCCTAAAtaattaattaattaattaatACAAGAATTATTTGAATTCTATAAgcttttcctcttcctcttcctcttaTCACTCATAATTCCAACTTTACCATCTAATTTcgttgaaagaaagaaaaaaaagatttacGTTTGAAGCGGAAAGCGAACAAAGTTTAATGCAGACCCTTTAATATTTAACCCTCAAAAATCCAGCGTTCGGTTCCTATAAGCGTCCTTAAAaacgtaaaaaaaaaatgtaaatattGATCAATATCCACTGCTAAAATTAAGACTAAAATCCTGCTGGTTTGCTAGTGGCTGCCATCCACTATCACAAGGAGGGATCTGAGGCGTTTAAAAGTCTTAAGGCGTTCATAAGTTGAAGTGAAAGCAATGCGAATTAATTCCTAGGAAAACCCcctcttcaaaaaattaatttaGAAACAGCAATTGCCTGTAATAGTTTGTCATCATCGTTCCGCATATATAACATATACATAATTAATACTAAATGGACACAGCAAATTGTACCATTTCTATTCTCCGAAACGCCTCTATAAAAGTCCTTGGCCGCTTTCATCTCTCGTTCGTGCAAACTAAAGGTTATCATATCTTGCGCCTAGTAAAACTTCGCAGCCGTCATTGTCTAAGCGGTTTGCTGAATCTGAGTTCATTTTAACGCAAACAGTAACAATACGTATCAAAGAAGGTCGCGTTATGTCCAATAAACTCTGAGATTGCAAAATGAATATTGTGCACGATCATGTCCTGTATAAACACTTTTTCGTCATTAAAAAACAGTTGGCCCTGACATTCTTTGGCTTACCAGTATTCTATGAACGCCTTTATATCTTCTGATAACAGTAAACAAGAGACACagtacaaaaaaaaatcctgcAGTAACCATGTATATAGTACCGCTCACGCCATAGATTAAATATATTAAGATGGTAGAGAATTTCACGAATAATTCGaagattttggaaaacatttGTTTTAGCCAGTCCATCTTTGATTCATTACCATTGGCACTTTTCATTATAAATTTTATCATCGGGGAAGAATAAAATACGATAATATTATGAAATTTGCCAAGTAGTCCCAATTTGCCTGTATCTTTATAGGCAATAAGTGTCGTGCCATTTGaaccaaaaattttcgcGAATTTCCAGTACCCCACAATTTCAATTATAAAGTCATTCTCGGAAAAAGTCATTGAATTGAATCCACTTCTCAATATGTTATACACGGAAAACGGGAATAGTATTAGTCCAATAAAGTAATCTAAAATGAATAGATTTCTAAGAAAAGTTCTAAGAGGACTTTGCTGTCTTGCTAAAAACGGCGAATCGACTGCGTTTGCGTTTGCGGCCCTTCTGTTATCTACATTAATTCCTTCGTTTCCGCCTCTCCTTGGGTCCACGTTAGTAGCTCTGTTTATATTAGAGGACGAACTCATATTCCTTCTAAGGGAATTGAATATGCCATCGATGGCTTGCTGCACATCTTGCTGTAGTTCTTGTTGAGACTGTTCAGTTGTAGGCGATGGTTCTCTATTTGGCCTAGTGTCTGATTCAACCAGAAATCGTTGGAACAAATAATCGTCATTGTCGTCTCTTTCTGTCCGATGACCATGGGAGCGATATTGGTGGGTGGACATTATTAAACCTATATTACAGTATTTTCTGTAGCTAAAAACTAACTAATACATGCTTCTGCGTAGGTTTCGTCCTTACAATCCCTATTAATAGGTATACTTGCTCTTTACTTATTGTTGTTAAAAATGATCACAAGTGACGGAAACCCAAATGTGATactcaaaaaataaaaaactaCGTGAATTCGATAAAACTCTGCTGTTAGGTACCATCAGTGCCCATTCGGTCTTAGTACGTGCTGAATCACCAAGAATCGACTGGTTTCACAGATGCAGCTTGCGCGAACCCAGCTTGGACAATGGctttttgtatttattcTATTTAGCATTGGATTTGTGCACGCTAATACAGAATCGATCCTGTTTCAAGTCCCGCACAATTTCCCACTCTCAGACGTAAGAGACAGGTTTGTTTCCCGCAGCGATGTCGACACCGTTCCTTTTATATCTCTATTAGGCGAAACGATGGCCCAGGTCACCGTCAAGGTTAATACCACCAATGCGCAGCTAGGTAGCGCTACGTATATCGAATTGAAGGACCTGCAACGAGACGAAACATACCAGATAAAAGTATGTTGGTCGGCTATACATCCAGTATCCATCGATGACCTACAGACTATCATAATACCGCGTTCCACTGAATTCCAAGGAACCACATCGGACCACGCGAGAATAGTAGTGGCATTTCAGATGATGTCCGACTCATACCCCAGCGAGAACGCCATGGTCCCAATTCAAGTCTCGTTGATTACTACCAAGTTGGGCATCCCGGTGGATATCTATCCTATCCTGGTCGTTATAGTATTATTAATAGCAGGTCTTGTTGTTACCCGGGCACCACACGTGCTGAACGAtcttttgttgaagttTTAGCTAAGCTTAGCCCCCCTGGTTTGTATGGCCTCAtcacagaagaagatgtaAGGAAGGCTTGATGGGATCAACCATCGTTTAGGCATAGAATGTAAATTTTTAATtgacaaaaacaaaaacagaaGAGAAAGCTCGCTACTATGTCGAACGAAAACATATCTCCCAATAGTAGTAACACTGATTTACCAAAACTGACTAATGATGAGGGCGAAGCTATCGACACAAGCAAATTCTCTCCCAACGAAATGAAACTATTAAAAATGTATGGTAAGTTgccatcaaaaaaagatatttttaaGCATACCatggaaaagagaaaatattttgataGTGGTGATTACGCTTTGCAAAAAGCAGGCATTCAAAACAACGATCCAATAAATTATGGTAAGAATAATCTGCCCTTGACCAACCCTAGCAAGCTACGAGAAGATATaataagaagaaggatAAGCACCTGTCCATCGACTGCGTCTACTGCTGGGGTAGTAGACAACGCAACTTTGATACAGAAGGAGGGCAGTATATCGAGTGGACCACCATCGTCTAACAACGGTGCGATTGGAGGCAGTACGAGTTCAACTCCAACTGGCAATCACGGATCTTCACCTCCTAGTCTACATGGATCATCCACTAGATAAATACATAAACAGGTAGTCTGTATGTTCAATTTTTGTAAATAAAGcaagagtttttttttaatttgaaACGACTAAAGGATTTGTTAGATACTCGAGGTATGTAATTATATGAATAAAACGGAATAAAACGGAATAAAACGGTTTAGGGTTCTTTATTGTacttaatttttttttgacagtTTACTTTTCAGATCCTTGAGTTTAATGAGAATATAAATATCTTCCTAGTTTACCGAACATTAAAGAACCAAGGAAGTAAAAATCCATGAAATATACTAACTGAGAACCATCAATAATGTCTTTATAACAAGAAATGCAACAACCTATCCCGATACAGATGCAACTCAGTAGCATAGATACGGAACCATCGAAAAATAACCATAATATCACATTCAGAAGCCCCCATGCACCTGCAGCTTGTAGAGAAGAGTTCCActgtatttttcttatgcCAAACGTGACACCTAACATGGCGTTGATGCTTCTAATCACAGAAGGCAAGCTGTCGTGGGGTACTGAGCTCTTAACAACCTCTGTTTGGAAAATCTGATCTAGAATCGGTATGATAGAACCAAATAACACCCCCTCAATGGCGTAACCCAACCAGTCCGGTAAAACCCCATTACATATTTTAACGCCGAGAATAAGAGGTCTTGATGCGAATTCTGGATGTAAAAGATGATTATCGTGCAAGTTTCTTGATAGTTCATGGTATGCTATGCCActtaatgataaaaaaaaaatggcttGCAAGTAATGAACGAAATTCTGACGGGTTTTCATAGTCCTGGATGGGAAGTTTTGGTGAATGGATGAAGCAGATAATATCCTTTCCAAATTATTTGACGATACTGGATTCCTAGGGAGCGAACTACTTACCTTATCGCCATATCCAAACGTAGAATCAATCGTTTGATCTCTGCTATATCTGCCAGAGTCTATAGAGACAGACCGTTTCAATTCCTCATAAATGTCGTTATCTTCCGATCTCACTACGTCATCGTCATACAATGAATAAAGCTGGGGCTTAGTTAAAGAACTAATTGATTCggtgcttttttttggatcCGGTTCTCTTCTATTGGCCATTCTGTCTtctgttttgttttagTAATACCTTGTCCTTTATATTTGTCTctgtcttcttcctcttggTGCTTTGACTTCGAGTGTTTGCCAAACTTTTGCTTTACCTTTTGCACGCCTACTACTATGCCCTTTATCGCAAATATAATAGGTACTATAATAAGTCCTATCATCAAATATCGAGCTGGCGAGCAGGAAGCAATAAAGCCAACATCTTGAAGTATGATAATCTCAGCACGCTTGCCATTTAAACTTCTAGCTCATTCGTATCTACCCTTTAACTTCCAccgataaaaaaaaggtgcCCCGCTCGTGGGCAACGACGTTCGTACACATCGAAACGCCTCACCCTCTTCTCGGTGGCAAAAGCGGGTTCTACAAATGGATATAAAGATGTAATAAGAACAACATAAACAAGAGGTCAAGCGAGGAAGGTACCGCGATAACAGTTGAGAGCTGGCGTGCGTTGAAGTGTGCCGCTGCTGGGTGAGGATAACTTGAATTTAatataaaagaataaaaatcaGACGCTTTTTTTGctacttttgaagaatgtcGGCGGCTATTGGCGGAGAAACTGGGATGTTAGATGTGGGAAGACACTGTGCTTATTGCAGGCAGCTGGACTTCCTGCCCTTCCACTGTTCATTTTGCAACGACGATTTCTGCTCCAAGCATAGACTGAAGGAAGACCATCACTGTAAATGGTTGCTGGAACAAGAAGCGTCTTCTAAGAACAATGAAAGAGCAACTATGAGCCAGAGTGGTATAGGCTCAAAAAACGAGGCGTATTTCAAGAGCCTGTTACCAGAAAGAGCACATGTTAGAGTGCAGATGGCGGACAATAATCGGGAACCAAAGAGAGACATCAACATTGCTAAAGTTAGTTCCAGtttaaattcaaagacGTTGGATAAGATTTTTAGGTTTTTTCAGAGGAAtgagaaaaggaagaataGCAGTAAATCCAAAAAGACGTTCGGCTCCTCTTCGAATAAAATCATTCAACTAGCGAACCTCAAGAAAATGGCTAAAGGTGATACGAAGATTCCGTCACAAAatagaatatatatttggTGCTACTCGGTAGATGGTACTGAAAAGGATACTGGCAAAGAAGACTTGAAAGAGcccatatatataaacaaattaTGGCCTGTCGGTAGAGCCATGGACTACCTGTCTATCCACTTGAATGTGAAATCTAGTACTTTGACTAATTCAACTTCCAATGAGAAGTTTCAACTGTATAAATTGAAAGACAGTGGCCCTTCAGGTAAACCGATTTCCTTTGAGAAGCTTGAACCTTCTTTGAGAGTTACTAATGAGATCAAAGACCTTGACACTTTGTACTTGGTTCATGGTGATGCAGACGAAAAATTTAACTAGAAGGACATTTGAACACAATAAGACAATGCCGCATAATGTAGAGTGCATACTaaacacaaaaaaataacgacccattaaagaaatatataatgaaaattaaaataataaaataaaagtacgtaatattttttcaggaaaagactttttgtctttaatatagtaataaaaaagtaaaaagaTATAATGTACATCAAAATCGTAAGACcggaaaaaaacaagacaaCCAGAAAACAGTAAAAAAGGTACTTTGGATAAATACTTCTTCTCACTCCTTTCAACAACATCCCATCTTACTGAAAAATCCCTTAGAKGATTTATTACTACTCATGTCTTGAGTTGCGTTGTTGGCGTTTGGCTCGttgtttgttgttggtTGTGCACCATATGGATACTTGTTAGTTTGACCGTTAGCATTAGTATCAGGAAATTGTTTAGATTTCTGTTGcatttgcttttgttgttgttgggCATACTTTTGTTGAGTCTGTTGCTGGTATGCTTCATATGAAGTTGGATCGAGCTTGGAAGCTTCTCTCTCTTCATCGTAATGCGAATCACCGTGTTGTAACTGGTAGCGATTGGCTTGCTGTTGGGCCTGAGCTTGTTGcagttgctgttgttgcttttGTGCTTGTGCTTGTGCTT encodes:
- the PGA1 gene encoding Pga1p; translated protein: MQLARTQLGQWLFVFILFSIGFVHANTESILFQVPHNFPLSDVRDRFVSRSDVDTVPFISLLGETMAQVTVKVNTTNAQLGSATYIELKDLQRDETYQIKVCWSAIHPVSIDDLQTIIIPRSTEFQGTTSDHARIVVAFQMMSDSYPSENAMVPIQVSLITTKLGIPVDIYPILVVIVLLIAGLVVTRAPHVLNDLLLKF
- the IGO1 gene encoding phosphatase regulator, which produces MSNENISPNSSNTDLPKLTNDEGEAIDTSKFSPNEMKLLKMYGKLPSKKDIFKHTMEKRKYFDSGDYALQKAGIQNNDPINYGKNNLPLTNPSKLREDIIRRRISTCPSTASTAGVVDNATLIQKEGSISSGPPSSNNGAIGGSTSSTPTGNHGSSPPSLHGSSTR
- the ASI2 gene encoding Asi2p, producing MSTHQYRSHGHRTERDDNDDYLFQRFLVESDTRPNREPSPTTEQSQQELQQDVQQAIDGIFNSLRRNMSSSSNINRATNVDPRRGGNEGINVDNRRAANANAVDSPFLARQQSPLRTFLRNLFILDYFIGLILFPFSVYNILRSGFNSMTFSENDFIIEIVGYWKFAKIFGSNGTTLIAYKDTGKLGLLGKFHNIIVFYSSPMIKFIMKSANGNESKMDWLKQMFSKIFELFVKFSTILIYLIYGVSGTIYMVTAGFFFVLCLLFTVIRRYKGVHRILVSQRMSGPTVF
- the CUZ1 gene encoding Cuz1p translates to MSAAIGGETGMLDVGRHCAYCRQLDFLPFHCSFCNDDFCSKHRLKEDHHCKWLLEQEASSKNNERATMSQSGIGSKNEAYFKSLLPERAHVRVQMADNNREPKRDINIAKVSSSLNSKTLDKIFRFFQRNEKRKNSSKSKKTFGSSSNKIIQLANLKKMAKGDTKIPSQNRIYIWCYSVDGTEKDTGKEDLKEPIYINKLWPVGRAMDYLSIHLNVKSSTLTNSTSNEKFQLYKLKDSGPSGKPISFEKLEPSLRVTNEIKDLDTLYLVHGDADEKFN
- the NSG2 gene encoding Nsg2p; this encodes MANRREPDPKKSTESISSLTKPQLYSLYDDDVVRSEDNDIYEELKRSVSIDSGRYSRDQTIDSTFGYGDKVSSSLPRNPVSSNNLERILSASSIHQNFPSRTMKTRQNFVHYLQAIFFLSLSGIAYHELSRNLHDNHLLHPEFASRPLILGVKICNGVLPDWLGYAIEGVLFGSIIPILDQIFQTEVVKSSVPHDSLPSVIRSINAMLGVTFGIRKIQWNSSLQAAGAWGLLNVILWLFFDGSVSMLLSCICIGIGCCISCYKDIIDGSQLVYFMDFYFLGSLMFGKLGRYLYSH
- the YGP1 gene encoding Ygp1p; its protein translation is MKFQVALSALLACSSAVIASPIDSLFKHKSTKTAHSRDINSTLPVWNTTSNTTYANGTNGANGTTSSNNSELQIIVTGGQVPITNSSLTHTNYTRLYNSSSALNITQLYNIARVVNETIQEKSSSGAIVVTNAKSLEAVSFFFSILFDTNKPIVVTEDSAYAIPVANDKGAAKRGVLSVTSDKLVYSGVFTPASTFSYGAGLPVAIVDDQDQVEWFFDASRPTLISSSSVIRKEYNNFTTPFGIFENGAPIVPIVYDGGYSSSLIDSLSSAVQGLVVVSSGSSNSTSSSIASDIIPVVYAEASTPLNFIDKQDVPENAVGAGYLSPVKAQILLSIAAVNGVTSKSALQDIFP